One Nocardioides oleivorans DNA segment encodes these proteins:
- a CDS encoding uroporphyrinogen-III synthase, with amino-acid sequence MTRVQTPQETTPANPGWVSFVGAGPGDPGLLTVRAVELIKTADVIVTEAPEHVDLVRQLLGLVEGPEGGFEGGPEIVDGGFGEDGQPLTHAARGKVVVRHGKKQRVVRLMTGDPFLYASGPEEAQACAKAGVGFDVVPGVSSVSAVPAYAGIPLTTKRHKEMAVVTCGDKVDWSAYADDRTLVLLSGVGSIGETAAALVEAGRSAETPVAVTRVGTTTEQQTLISTLANVAGDIRSARIAPPAIIVVGDVVDLRQTLSWFETKPLFGWRALVPRTKEQAGSLSRRLREYGAVPEEVPTISVEPPRNPLQMDKAVRGLVEGRYEWIAFTSVNAVKAVREKFEEYGLDARAFSGLKIAAVGDKTAQAIADWGLRADLVPSGEQSAAGLLEDWPPFDDVLDPINRVFLPRADIATENLVAGLIDLGWECDDVTAYRTVRATPPPAPVRDAIKTGKFDAVVFTSSSTVRNLVGIAGKPHPSTIIAVIGPATAKTAEEHGLRVDVLAPSPDVEVLVDALADFGSSRRLAMLEAGEPVTRPSERTASGRRKARAK; translated from the coding sequence ATGACGCGAGTACAGACCCCGCAGGAGACCACCCCCGCCAACCCGGGCTGGGTGTCGTTCGTCGGCGCCGGTCCCGGTGACCCGGGCCTGCTGACGGTGCGAGCCGTGGAGCTCATCAAGACCGCCGACGTGATCGTGACCGAGGCGCCCGAGCACGTCGACCTCGTCCGGCAGCTCCTCGGGCTCGTCGAGGGCCCCGAGGGCGGCTTCGAGGGTGGCCCGGAGATCGTCGACGGCGGCTTCGGCGAGGACGGCCAGCCGCTGACCCACGCGGCGCGCGGCAAGGTCGTCGTACGCCACGGCAAGAAGCAGCGCGTGGTCCGCCTGATGACCGGCGACCCGTTCCTCTACGCCTCCGGCCCCGAGGAGGCGCAGGCCTGCGCCAAGGCCGGCGTCGGCTTCGACGTCGTGCCCGGTGTCTCCTCGGTGAGCGCGGTCCCGGCCTACGCCGGCATCCCGCTGACCACCAAGCGCCACAAGGAGATGGCCGTCGTCACCTGCGGCGACAAGGTCGACTGGAGCGCGTACGCCGACGACCGCACGCTCGTCCTGCTCTCCGGCGTCGGCAGCATCGGCGAGACCGCCGCCGCCCTCGTCGAGGCCGGCCGCTCCGCCGAGACGCCCGTCGCGGTGACCCGCGTCGGCACCACGACCGAGCAGCAGACCCTCATCTCGACCCTCGCGAACGTCGCCGGCGACATCCGGTCCGCGCGCATCGCACCGCCGGCGATCATCGTCGTCGGCGACGTGGTCGACCTGCGCCAGACCCTGTCGTGGTTCGAGACCAAGCCGCTCTTCGGCTGGCGCGCACTGGTGCCCCGCACCAAGGAGCAGGCCGGCTCGCTGTCGCGTCGCCTGCGCGAGTACGGCGCCGTGCCCGAGGAGGTGCCGACGATCTCCGTCGAGCCGCCGCGCAACCCGCTCCAGATGGACAAGGCCGTCCGCGGCCTCGTCGAGGGCCGCTACGAGTGGATCGCCTTCACCTCGGTCAACGCGGTCAAGGCGGTGCGCGAGAAGTTCGAGGAGTACGGCCTCGACGCGCGTGCCTTCTCCGGCCTCAAGATCGCCGCGGTCGGCGACAAGACCGCCCAGGCGATCGCCGACTGGGGCCTGCGTGCCGACCTGGTGCCGTCCGGCGAGCAGTCCGCCGCCGGCCTCCTCGAGGACTGGCCGCCCTTCGACGACGTGCTCGACCCGATCAACCGGGTCTTCCTGCCGCGCGCCGACATCGCCACGGAGAACCTCGTCGCCGGCCTGATCGACCTCGGTTGGGAGTGTGACGACGTCACCGCCTACCGCACCGTGCGGGCCACCCCGCCGCCGGCGCCGGTGCGCGACGCGATCAAGACCGGCAAGTTCGACGCCGTCGTCTTCACCTCGTCCTCGACCGTGCGCAACCTCGTCGGCATCGCCGGCAAGCCGCACCCGTCGACGATCATCGCGGTCATCGGCCCCGCCACGGCCAAGACGGCGGAGGAGCACGGCCTGCGGGTCGACGTGCTCGCACCGTCGCCCGACGTGGAGGTCCTCGTCGACGCGCTGGCCGACTTCGGCTCCTCGCGCCGCCTCGCGATGCTGGAGGCCGGCGAGCCGGTCACCCGCCCCAGCGAGCGCACTGCGTCCGGTCGCCGCAAGGCCCGCGCGAAGTAG
- the resB gene encoding cytochrome c biogenesis protein ResB, protein MTDLQKRPSDDRQATALPMDLNARELFRWTWRQVTSMRTALVLLLLLALAAIPGSVIPQENIDSLAVTTWRDNHPRLAPIWDRLDLFSVYGSVWFSAIYILLMISLVGCIIPRLFVYARALRAKPPQAPRNLLRLPESTSYTTDEDVDAVLARAAKVLRRRRFRVLRGDAVSAERGYLREAGNLVFHFAVLVVLVGVASGSLFGYKGGVILLNGKDYGFSNTLSQYDDFAPGNLFDPSVMEPFSFKITDFDVSWIAQGARAGMARDFVAHLDYRTDEDAPTEQYDLKVNHPLSIGGTDISLIGHGYAPVVTIRDGEGNITKSGPAVFLPINAQTFESFGVIKAPFAKPEQLGLEGTFYPTFAMGKDADGNLTMPASIFGAAGNPLLSLQVWTGDVGVDDGGASSVYVLDKSNATQLLKDDGQPFRMDLRPGDTVTLPDGLGSVTFDGLQRWNKIQVSRTPGSLVALAGMVAALIGLLGSLFIRPRRVWVRARRRDDGTTLVEVARLDRSNGAVPGESTELADIVESLRAPQKETS, encoded by the coding sequence GTGACCGACCTACAGAAGCGGCCGTCCGACGACCGCCAGGCCACCGCGCTGCCCATGGACCTCAACGCCCGTGAGCTGTTCCGCTGGACGTGGCGCCAGGTCACCTCGATGCGTACGGCGCTGGTGCTGCTGCTGCTGCTCGCGCTCGCCGCCATCCCCGGCTCGGTGATCCCGCAGGAGAACATCGACTCCCTGGCCGTCACCACCTGGCGCGACAACCACCCCCGGCTCGCACCGATCTGGGACCGCCTCGACCTGTTCTCGGTCTACGGCTCGGTCTGGTTCTCCGCGATCTACATCCTGCTGATGATCTCGCTCGTCGGCTGCATCATCCCGCGCCTGTTCGTCTATGCGCGCGCCCTGCGCGCCAAGCCCCCGCAGGCGCCTCGCAACCTCCTGCGTCTGCCCGAGTCGACGTCGTACACCACCGACGAGGACGTGGACGCCGTGCTCGCCCGCGCCGCGAAGGTCCTGCGCCGGCGACGGTTCCGCGTCCTGCGCGGCGACGCGGTCTCCGCCGAGCGCGGCTACCTGCGCGAGGCCGGGAACCTGGTCTTCCACTTCGCCGTGCTGGTCGTGCTGGTCGGCGTCGCGTCGGGCAGCCTCTTCGGCTACAAGGGCGGGGTGATCCTGCTCAACGGCAAGGACTACGGCTTCTCCAACACCCTGTCGCAGTACGACGACTTCGCTCCCGGCAACCTCTTCGACCCCTCGGTGATGGAGCCGTTCTCCTTCAAGATCACCGACTTCGACGTCTCGTGGATCGCGCAGGGCGCGCGTGCCGGGATGGCCCGCGACTTCGTCGCCCACCTCGACTACAGGACCGACGAGGACGCCCCGACGGAGCAGTACGACCTCAAGGTCAACCACCCGCTCAGCATCGGCGGCACGGACATCTCCCTGATCGGCCACGGCTACGCGCCCGTCGTCACGATCCGCGACGGCGAGGGCAACATCACCAAGAGCGGACCCGCGGTCTTCCTGCCGATCAACGCGCAGACCTTCGAGTCGTTCGGCGTGATCAAGGCGCCGTTCGCCAAGCCCGAGCAGCTCGGCCTGGAAGGCACCTTCTACCCGACGTTCGCGATGGGCAAGGACGCCGACGGCAACCTCACCATGCCGGCGTCGATCTTCGGCGCGGCCGGCAACCCGCTGCTGTCGCTCCAGGTCTGGACCGGTGACGTCGGGGTCGACGACGGCGGTGCGTCGTCGGTCTACGTCCTCGACAAGAGCAACGCCACCCAGCTGCTGAAGGACGACGGCCAGCCCTTCCGGATGGACCTGCGCCCGGGCGACACCGTCACCCTCCCCGACGGGCTGGGCAGCGTGACCTTCGACGGCCTCCAGCGCTGGAACAAGATCCAGGTCAGCCGCACCCCGGGCTCGCTGGTGGCGCTGGCCGGCATGGTCGCCGCGCTGATCGGGCTGCTCGGCTCGCTCTTCATCCGTCCGCGCCGCGTCTGGGTGCGCGCCAGGCGCCGGGACGACGGCACCACCCTCGTCGAGGTCGCCCGCCTCGACCGCTCCAACGGGGCAGTCCCCGGTGAGAGCACCGAGCTCGCAGACATCGTGGAGTCCCTCCGGGCCCCGCAGAAGGAGACGTCGTGA
- the hemL gene encoding glutamate-1-semialdehyde 2,1-aminomutase has translation MTSETFLSRTAASEALFERARAVTPGGVNSPVRAFNAVGGTPRFITSASGAWLTDADGNDYVDLICSWGPMLLGHAHPDVQAAVAGAVARGTSYGTPTEPEVELAEEIVARTPVERVRFVSSGTEATMSAIRLARGATGRDLVVKFAGCYHGHVDPLLAEAGSGVATLAVPGTSGVPASSAAETLVLPFNDREAVLAAFEAHGPRIACLITEASPGNMGVVPPSPGFNSFLSETCRAHGALFISDEVMTGFRATEQGGWGLDGAIEGWVPDLMTFGKVMGGGFPAAAFGGRADLMAHLAPEGPVYQAGTLSGNPVATTAGLATLRLATPEVYAQLDRTATTIRDAVAEHLRAAGVPHVVQSAGTMFSVFFRDGAVHDFAEASQQDTGAYAEFFHSMLNQGVYLPPSAYEAWFVSAAHDDRAISTIIDALPAAAIAAAAAGGH, from the coding sequence GTGACCTCCGAGACCTTCCTCTCCAGGACGGCGGCGAGCGAGGCGCTCTTCGAGCGTGCGCGCGCCGTGACGCCGGGAGGCGTCAACTCGCCCGTTCGCGCCTTCAACGCCGTCGGCGGCACCCCGCGCTTCATCACGTCCGCCTCGGGGGCCTGGCTCACCGACGCCGACGGCAACGACTACGTCGACCTGATCTGCTCGTGGGGCCCGATGCTGCTCGGTCACGCGCACCCCGACGTGCAGGCGGCCGTTGCCGGGGCGGTGGCCCGCGGTACGTCGTACGGCACCCCCACCGAGCCCGAGGTCGAGCTCGCCGAGGAGATCGTGGCGCGCACCCCCGTCGAGCGGGTCCGCTTCGTCTCGTCCGGCACCGAGGCCACCATGTCGGCGATCCGGCTGGCGCGCGGCGCGACCGGTCGCGACCTCGTCGTGAAGTTCGCCGGCTGCTACCACGGCCACGTCGACCCGCTGCTGGCCGAGGCCGGCTCCGGCGTCGCGACGCTCGCGGTGCCCGGCACCAGCGGCGTACCTGCGTCGTCGGCGGCCGAGACGCTCGTGCTCCCCTTCAACGACCGCGAGGCGGTGCTCGCCGCCTTCGAGGCGCACGGCCCCCGCATCGCGTGCCTGATCACCGAGGCCTCGCCCGGCAACATGGGCGTCGTCCCGCCGTCGCCCGGCTTCAACTCCTTCCTCTCCGAGACCTGCCGCGCCCACGGAGCCCTCTTCATCTCCGACGAGGTGATGACCGGCTTCCGCGCCACGGAGCAGGGCGGCTGGGGCCTCGACGGCGCCATCGAGGGCTGGGTGCCCGACCTGATGACCTTCGGCAAGGTGATGGGCGGCGGGTTCCCGGCCGCGGCCTTCGGCGGTCGCGCCGACCTCATGGCCCACCTCGCCCCGGAGGGCCCGGTCTACCAGGCCGGCACGCTCTCGGGGAACCCGGTGGCGACGACCGCCGGGCTCGCGACGCTCCGGCTCGCGACGCCCGAGGTCTACGCCCAGCTCGACCGGACGGCCACCACGATCCGCGACGCGGTCGCCGAGCACCTGAGGGCCGCCGGCGTGCCGCACGTGGTGCAGTCGGCCGGCACCATGTTCTCGGTGTTCTTCCGCGACGGCGCGGTCCACGACTTCGCCGAGGCCAGCCAGCAGGACACCGGGGCCTACGCGGAGTTCTTCCACTCGATGCTCAACCAGGGCGTCTACCTGCCCCCGTCGGCCTACGAGGCGTGGTTCGTCTCCGCGGCCCACGACGACCGGGCGATCTCGACGATCATCGACGCGCTCCCGGCGGCCGCCATCGCGGCCGCGGCAGCGGGAGGACACTGA
- a CDS encoding cytochrome c biogenesis CcdA family protein has protein sequence MNDWLQDTAMSGSMVLALPVALAAGLVSFFSPCVIPLLPGYLSYATGVSGADLEDARRSRMVLGAVLFVLGFAVVFVLLGSLTGAAGAWLFVHYSQLNIVLGIITILLGVAFLGGFGFLQRDWRVHKVPAVGLAAAPVLGFLFGVGWTPCVGPTLAAINVLSVNEATASRGAVLSAVFALGLGLPFIAAAFAYRRMIAAFQVVRRHQVLIMRLGGAMMIVVGLLLVSGWWERIVQDLQATVLGFWTPL, from the coding sequence GTGAACGACTGGCTGCAGGACACGGCCATGTCCGGGTCGATGGTCCTGGCCCTGCCCGTGGCGCTCGCCGCGGGCCTGGTGTCCTTCTTCAGCCCGTGCGTGATCCCGCTGCTGCCCGGCTACCTCTCCTACGCCACCGGCGTCTCGGGCGCCGACCTCGAGGACGCCCGGCGAAGCCGGATGGTGCTCGGTGCGGTGCTGTTCGTGCTCGGCTTCGCCGTCGTCTTCGTGCTGCTCGGCAGCCTCACGGGCGCGGCCGGCGCCTGGCTGTTCGTGCACTACAGCCAGCTCAACATCGTCCTCGGCATCATCACGATCCTGCTCGGGGTCGCGTTCCTCGGCGGCTTCGGCTTCCTCCAGCGTGACTGGCGCGTCCACAAGGTGCCCGCCGTGGGGCTCGCCGCCGCGCCCGTCCTGGGCTTCCTCTTCGGTGTCGGCTGGACCCCGTGCGTCGGCCCGACGCTGGCCGCGATCAACGTGCTCTCGGTCAACGAGGCCACCGCGAGCCGCGGGGCCGTGCTCTCCGCGGTCTTCGCGCTCGGTCTCGGCCTGCCCTTCATCGCCGCGGCCTTCGCCTACCGCCGGATGATCGCGGCCTTCCAGGTCGTGCGTCGCCACCAGGTGCTGATCATGAGGCTCGGCGGCGCGATGATGATCGTGGTCGGGCTCCTGCTCGTCAGCGGATGGTGGGAGCGCATCGTGCAGGACCTGCAGGCCACCGTCCTCGGCTTCTGGACGCCGCTGTGA
- a CDS encoding TlpA family protein disulfide reductase, which produces MRVVRPLALLVSLLLLAGCSGLSGTGDKGYITGAGVPEEVASADRGDPVTLTGDDLEGEPVDLADLRGKPVVVNVWASWCPPCIAEQPDLNEAADQLGDDVAFVGVNIRDASRDDASAFVRDLEVDYPSIYSGDGAALFAFAGTLGPRSIPSTVVLDAEGRIAASVQGRIPSVRTLVALVEGAEK; this is translated from the coding sequence GTGAGGGTCGTCCGCCCGCTCGCGCTCCTCGTGTCCCTGCTCCTCCTCGCCGGGTGCTCGGGCCTGTCCGGCACCGGCGACAAGGGCTACATCACCGGTGCCGGCGTGCCGGAGGAGGTCGCCTCCGCCGACCGCGGTGATCCGGTCACGCTGACCGGCGACGACCTCGAGGGTGAGCCGGTCGACCTGGCCGACCTGCGCGGCAAGCCCGTCGTGGTCAACGTGTGGGCGTCCTGGTGCCCGCCCTGCATCGCCGAGCAGCCCGACCTCAACGAGGCCGCCGACCAGCTCGGCGACGACGTCGCCTTCGTCGGCGTCAACATCCGCGACGCCTCGCGCGACGACGCGTCGGCCTTCGTGCGCGACCTCGAGGTGGACTACCCCTCCATCTACTCCGGCGACGGTGCGGCGCTGTTCGCGTTCGCCGGCACCCTCGGCCCGCGGTCGATCCCGAGCACCGTCGTCCTCGACGCCGAGGGCCGGATCGCCGCCTCGGTGCAGGGCCGCATCCCGAGCGTGCGCACGCTGGTCGCGCTCGTGGAGGGGGCGGAGAAGTGA
- the hemC gene encoding hydroxymethylbilane synthase yields MTQTPAQTPAQAPIRLGTRASALATTQSGHVADLIRERLGREVELVEVATEGDVSSAPLATMGGTGVFVSALRDALLAGRVDVAVHSLKDLPTAPADGIALAAVPPREDPRDVVVARDGLTLGELPVGSRLGTGSPRRVSQLAALGLGLELEGIRGNVDTRIRKVREGQYDAVVLARAGLARLGRLDEVTEVLDPLQMLPAPGQGALAIECRSDDELVTALAQLDDPSTRAAVTAERAVLSTLEAGCSAPLGALADVVEGDDGEELWLRAIALSEDGGLSVRMSASGPVDDAAGLGQRLASEMLAEGAADLMTAPSEQGPPVRNQHA; encoded by the coding sequence GTGACCCAGACACCTGCTCAGACACCTGCCCAGGCCCCGATCCGCCTCGGCACCCGTGCCTCCGCCCTCGCCACCACCCAGTCCGGCCACGTCGCCGACCTGATCCGCGAGCGCCTCGGCCGCGAGGTCGAGCTCGTCGAGGTCGCGACCGAGGGCGACGTCAGCAGCGCCCCGCTCGCCACCATGGGCGGCACCGGCGTCTTCGTCAGCGCGCTCCGCGACGCCCTGCTCGCGGGTCGCGTCGACGTCGCCGTCCACTCCCTCAAGGACCTCCCGACCGCACCCGCCGACGGCATCGCGCTCGCCGCGGTCCCGCCCCGCGAGGACCCGCGCGACGTCGTCGTGGCCCGCGACGGCCTCACCCTCGGCGAGCTGCCGGTCGGCAGCCGCCTCGGCACCGGGTCGCCGCGTCGCGTCAGCCAGCTCGCGGCGCTCGGCCTCGGCCTGGAGCTCGAGGGCATCCGCGGCAACGTCGACACCCGGATCCGCAAGGTCCGCGAGGGGCAGTACGACGCCGTGGTGCTCGCTCGTGCCGGGCTCGCGCGACTGGGCCGCCTCGACGAGGTCACCGAGGTGCTCGACCCGCTCCAGATGCTTCCCGCGCCCGGCCAGGGTGCCCTCGCGATCGAGTGCCGCAGCGACGACGAGCTCGTCACCGCGCTGGCGCAGCTCGACGACCCCTCGACCCGCGCCGCGGTCACCGCCGAGCGCGCGGTGCTGTCCACCCTCGAGGCCGGTTGCTCGGCCCCGCTGGGTGCGCTCGCCGACGTCGTCGAGGGCGACGACGGGGAGGAGCTCTGGCTGCGTGCGATCGCCCTCTCGGAGGACGGAGGACTGTCGGTGCGGATGAGCGCCAGCGGCCCCGTCGACGACGCCGCCGGACTCGGACAACGCCTCGCGAGCGAGATGCTCGCCGAGGGAGCAGCAGACCTGATGACGGCACCAAGTGAACAGGGACCACCAGTGAGGAACCAGCACGCATGA
- a CDS encoding lytic murein transglycosylase, with protein MKDMSKFGSVRRATALVPLAVLSAAWTASLAGVGVGTASADSDGSETLPDGTSLPAAVIEAPASVGDDALTRAAALTPGKASDIPQAALAAYQRAEAVINKADPSCQLPWELIAAIGRVESDHGRFAGNSLDGQGVATPGIYGVALNGKKGTQLIPDTDGGQYDDDTRFDRAVGPMQFIPSTWAVVGVDGDNDGTRNPQDVDDAALATAVYLCSGDDDLSQEQGQRASIYRYNHSNAYVDLVMQIMQAYLDGDFSAVPTSTLTSGVILPDPSSSPTKGSTDVRPGGKGGGKGGGKGGGKSTPTTTPTPTSKPTPTQTPTKTPTQEPTQTPTQTPTNTPTGLPTEIPTELPTVIPTIPLPTVVPTVLTVAQATTQCLASGISSLDLAALNACINDLMNP; from the coding sequence ATGAAAGACATGTCGAAGTTCGGCTCCGTGCGTCGGGCCACCGCCCTGGTGCCGCTGGCCGTGCTCTCCGCCGCCTGGACCGCGAGCCTCGCGGGCGTGGGCGTCGGCACGGCGAGCGCCGACTCCGACGGGTCCGAGACGCTCCCCGACGGCACCAGCCTCCCCGCCGCGGTCATCGAGGCACCGGCCAGCGTCGGCGACGACGCCCTCACCCGCGCCGCCGCGCTCACGCCCGGCAAGGCCAGCGACATCCCGCAGGCCGCCCTCGCCGCCTACCAGCGCGCCGAGGCCGTGATCAACAAGGCCGACCCGTCCTGCCAGCTGCCGTGGGAGCTCATCGCCGCGATCGGCCGGGTCGAGTCCGACCACGGCAGGTTCGCCGGCAACTCGCTCGACGGGCAGGGCGTCGCGACGCCGGGCATCTACGGCGTCGCCCTGAACGGGAAGAAGGGCACGCAGCTCATCCCGGACACCGACGGCGGGCAGTACGACGACGACACCCGCTTCGACCGCGCCGTCGGTCCGATGCAGTTCATCCCCTCGACCTGGGCGGTCGTCGGCGTGGACGGCGACAACGACGGCACCCGCAACCCCCAGGACGTCGACGACGCTGCGCTCGCCACCGCGGTCTACCTCTGCTCGGGTGACGACGACCTGTCGCAGGAGCAGGGCCAGCGGGCCTCGATCTACCGCTACAACCACTCCAACGCCTACGTCGACCTGGTCATGCAGATCATGCAGGCCTACCTGGACGGCGACTTCAGCGCGGTGCCCACCTCGACGCTGACCTCCGGCGTGATCCTGCCCGACCCCTCGTCCTCCCCGACCAAGGGCTCGACCGACGTGCGCCCCGGTGGCAAGGGAGGCGGCAAGGGAGGCGGCAAGGGCGGTGGCAAGTCCACGCCGACCACCACGCCGACCCCGACCTCCAAGCCGACGCCGACCCAGACGCCGACCAAGACGCCCACCCAGGAACCGACGCAGACGCCGACCCAGACGCCGACGAACACACCCACCGGCCTGCCGACCGAGATCCCGACCGAGCTGCCGACGGTCATCCCGACCATCCCGCTCCCCACGGTCGTGCCGACGGTGCTGACGGTGGCCCAGGCGACGACGCAGTGCCTGGCGTCCGGGATCTCCTCGCTCGACCTCGCGGCGCTCAACGCCTGCATCAACGACCTGATGAACCCCTGA
- a CDS encoding histidine phosphatase family protein has protein sequence MGVETIVHLLRHGEVHNPQGILYGRRDGFHLSELGHRMAQRVADEVGDRDIVHMRTSPLERAQETAAPLARARDLAPVVDPRVIESANKFEGINFGGGAKTFLKHPQLLRHMYDPRKPSWGEPYDEIVGRMVAAIHDARDAAVGHEAVVVSHQLPIWTTRLFLEKRSYLHHPKRRQCTLCSLTSIVFDDDRMVQVRYSEPAGDLIPVGDRSAPFSSGGAAEQDHP, from the coding sequence ATGGGCGTCGAGACGATCGTGCACCTGCTCCGCCACGGCGAGGTGCACAACCCCCAGGGCATCCTCTACGGCCGCCGCGACGGCTTCCACCTCTCCGAGCTCGGCCACCGGATGGCGCAGCGCGTCGCCGACGAGGTGGGCGACCGCGACATCGTGCACATGCGGACCTCGCCGCTCGAGCGCGCCCAGGAGACCGCGGCGCCGCTGGCCCGCGCCCGCGACCTGGCACCGGTCGTCGACCCGCGGGTCATCGAGTCGGCCAACAAGTTCGAGGGGATCAACTTCGGCGGGGGCGCGAAGACGTTCCTCAAGCACCCCCAGCTGCTCCGCCACATGTACGACCCCCGCAAGCCGTCGTGGGGCGAGCCCTACGACGAGATCGTCGGCCGGATGGTCGCCGCGATCCACGACGCCCGGGACGCAGCCGTCGGCCACGAGGCCGTCGTCGTGTCCCACCAGCTGCCGATCTGGACCACGCGCCTGTTCCTGGAGAAGCGCAGCTACCTCCACCACCCCAAGCGGCGCCAGTGCACGCTCTGCTCGCTCACCAGCATCGTCTTCGACGACGACCGGATGGTGCAGGTCCGCTACTCCGAGCCTGCCGGCGACCTGATCCCCGTGGGCGACCGCTCCGCCCCGTTCTCCTCCGGCGGCGCGGCCGAGCAGGACCACCCGTGA
- the hemB gene encoding porphobilinogen synthase: MTEEIDIQAPLIRPRRLRRTPALRRMVAETHVLPSQLVLPVFVREGIDEPRPISTMPGVVQHSRDSLKAAVSEAAELGLGGVMLFGIPEHKDATGSGGIDPGGVLNLAITDVVAEVGDQLTVMSDLCLDEFTDHGHCGVLTPDGEVDNDQTLAAYAEMALAQAAAGVDMVGPSGMMDGQVAVVRQALDAAGHSHVSIIAYSAKYASAFFGPFREAVDSSLTGDRKTYQQDPANGIEGVREALLDVEEGADIVMVKPALAYLDVIRRVRDAVDIPVAAYNISGEYAMVEAAAANGWIDREAAIVETLTSIRRAGADVILTYWAAEAASLFRR, translated from the coding sequence GTGACCGAGGAGATCGACATCCAGGCCCCGCTCATCCGACCGCGGCGGCTGCGCCGCACCCCGGCGCTGCGCCGGATGGTCGCCGAGACCCACGTGCTGCCGAGCCAGCTGGTGCTGCCGGTCTTCGTGCGCGAGGGCATCGACGAGCCGCGGCCGATCTCCACGATGCCCGGTGTCGTCCAGCACTCGCGCGACTCGCTCAAGGCAGCGGTCTCCGAGGCGGCCGAGCTCGGCCTCGGCGGCGTGATGCTCTTCGGCATCCCCGAGCACAAGGACGCCACCGGCTCCGGCGGCATCGACCCCGGCGGCGTGCTCAACCTCGCGATCACCGACGTCGTCGCGGAGGTCGGCGACCAGCTCACGGTCATGTCGGACCTGTGCCTCGACGAGTTCACCGACCACGGCCACTGCGGCGTGCTCACGCCCGACGGCGAGGTCGACAACGACCAGACGCTGGCGGCGTACGCCGAGATGGCGCTCGCCCAGGCCGCCGCGGGCGTGGACATGGTCGGCCCGAGCGGGATGATGGACGGCCAGGTCGCCGTCGTGCGCCAGGCGCTCGACGCGGCCGGGCACAGCCACGTCTCGATCATCGCCTACTCCGCGAAGTACGCCTCGGCCTTCTTCGGCCCCTTCCGCGAGGCCGTCGACTCGTCACTGACCGGCGACCGCAAGACCTACCAGCAGGACCCGGCCAACGGCATCGAGGGCGTCCGCGAGGCGCTCCTCGACGTGGAGGAGGGCGCCGACATCGTGATGGTGAAGCCGGCGCTGGCCTACCTCGACGTGATCCGCCGGGTCCGCGACGCCGTCGACATCCCGGTCGCGGCCTACAACATCTCCGGCGAGTACGCCATGGTCGAGGCCGCCGCCGCCAACGGCTGGATCGACCGCGAGGCCGCCATCGTGGAGACCCTCACCTCGATCCGCCGCGCCGGCGCCGACGTGATCCTGACCTACTGGGCCGCGGAGGCCGCGAGCCTGTTCCGCCGCTGA